From Micromonospora auratinigra:
GGGAGACCACCCAGGCCAGGGCGGCGGCCACCCCCGCCTGGAGGGCGAGCCCGGCGGCCATCCGTACCCGGTGCAGCCGGTCGTGCAGGGTGGCCTTGCTCCGGTCGCGGAGCTGCTCCATCGCCGCGGCGACCCGGGGCCCGTCGACGTCGACCAGCCCTTCCCGCAGGCTGGTACGCCGCATGAACGGCGGTCGTCGGTCCCGGGCCACGGCCATGGCCGGGACTACCCGTCCGGCCCCCGCTGAATCCTCGCCGGAGTGCGGCAGACTGCACCGGGTGGAGGAGCTGATCGAGCGGTGGCGGGCGGCGGCCGGGGCGGCGGGCGCCACCGACCCGGCGGCGGTACTGCGGGCCGGGGACCGGTTGCTGGCCGGCTGGCGGGAGCCGCACCGGCACTACCACGGGGTGCCGCACCTGCGCGCGGTGCTGGACGTCGTCGACGCGTACGCCGGCGCGGCCGGCCGCCCGGAGCTGGTCCGCCTGGCGGCCTGGGCCCACGACGCGGTCTACGACCCCCGGGCGGGTGGTGACGCCAACGAGCGGGCCAGCGCCGAGCTGGCCGGCGAGCTGCTCGCCGACGCCGGGCTGCCCGCGCCGGCGGTGGCCGAGGTACGCCGACTGGTGCTGCTCACGGCCGGTCACGCGGTCGGCCCCGACGACCCGGACGGCGCCCTGCTCTGCGACGCCGACCTGGCGATCCTGGGCGCCGACCCGGACGCCTACGACGGCTACGCCGCCGCCGTCCGGCGGGAGTACGCCCACGTCCCCGAGGAGACCTTCCGTCCCGCCCGGGCCCGGGTCCTGCGGGCCCTGCTCGCCCTGCCCACCCTCTACCGCCTCCCGGCCCCGCACGCCCGGTGGGAATCCCGCGCCCGCGCCAACCTCACCCGCGAACTCACCACCCGCACCCCCTGACCACCCCCACCCACCCCACCCCGCCCCGCGAGACCCCGCCCCACGAGGCTCGACGATCTTGCACTTACTGCCCCAGGTGGGGCGGCGGGGAGCGGAAGGGGCGATCAGCGGACGGCGTGGGGGTGGGGGCGGGCGGGCGTCGGCACAGGTGGCGGGAGGGTGCCGGAGGAGAAGGGTGCGGGGTGGGACCGGCGGGGGACGTGGAGGTGTTTGGGACGGCGCAGACCGGCGTCCCGGAGCAGGCGGACCAGCTCGCGGCTCGGCACGGGTTCGGCGCCCAGCCAGACGGCCACCCGGAACCGCTCGGCGGGCAGGTCGTAGTGGTCCCGGTCGAAGGCCCGCCGGGGCGCGCCCAGCAGCTCGGCGAAGGCGTGCAGCTCCGCGTACGACACGTCGCTGATCAGGTGCGACCAGAGGCGGCCGCGCCAGGGCACCGAGGGCCGGTCCAGGTAGAGCATGGGCAGCAACGGTACGCCCGGCTAGCCTTCCCGGCATGGCCGCCAACCCCCTCGTCGACGAACTGCGCGCCGCCCTCGGCGCCGCCGCCGTGCTGACCGACCCGGACCTGCTCCGCACCCACCAGCGGGACGAGGCCGACCTCTGCGACGCGGGCACCCCGCTGGCGGTGGTGCGCCCGCGCAGCACCGCGGACGTGGTGGCGGTGGTCCGGGCGGCCGGCCGGCACGGCGTACCGGTGGTCCCGCAGGGGGCGCGGACCGGGTTGGCCGGCGCGGCGAACGCGGTCGACGGCGCGGTGCTGTTGAGCACGGTGGCGATGGACCGGATCCTGGAGATCGACCCGGTGAGCCGGATCGCGGTGGCCCAGCCCGGCGTGGTCAACGCGGCGCTGGCCGGCGCGGTCCGCGCGAAGGGACTCTGGTACCCGCCGGACCCGGGCTCCTGGGAGTCCTCCACGCTCGGCGGGAACGTGGCCACCAACGCGGGCGGGATGTGCTGCGTCAAGTACGGCGTGACCAGCGAGTACGTGCTCGGCCTGGAGGTCGTGCTCGCCTCCGGCGAGGTGCTGCGGACCGGCCGGCGGACCGCCAAGGGCGTCGCCGGATACGACCTGACCCGGCTCTTCGTCGGCTCCGAGGGCACCCTCGGCGTGATCACCGAGGTGACCGTCGCGCTGCGGCCGGCCCCGGAGGAGTCGCTGACCCTGGTCGCGGTCTTCCCCACCACGGCGACGGCCGGCAGCGCGGTCGCCGGGATCGCCGAGCGCGGACTCACCCCGAGCCTGCTGGAACTGCTGGACCGGACGCACCTGCGGGCCATCGAGGCGTACCGGCCGATGGGGTTGCGCACCGACGCGCAGGCGCTGCTGCTGGCGGCCGTGGACACCGGCTCCCGGGCGGCGGACGACCTGGCCCGCCTCGCCGAGGTGTGCACGGCGGCCGGCGCCGACGAGGTCTACGCGGCCACCGACGCGGCGGAGGCCGCCGCCCTGCTCCAGGCCCGGCGGCTCGCCCACCCGGCGATGGAACGCTTCGCCGCCGACACCTTCCCCGACGGCAACGGTGGCCTGGTCATCGACGACGTGGCGGTGCCGCGCGGGGCGCTGGCGGCGCTGCTGGACGGGGTGGCCCGGATCGCCGCGGAGTGCGACGTGCCGATCGGGGTGGTGGGGCACGCCGGCGACGGCAACATGCACCCGAACATCGTGGTCGACCGGGCCGACCCGGCCAGCGTGGCACGCGGCCGGCGGGCCTTCGACGAGATCATGCGGCTCGGGCTGGACCTGGGCGGCACCTGCACCGGCGAGCACGGCGTCGGCCTGCTCAAGCGGGACTGGCTGGCCCGGGAGATCGGCCCGGTCGGGATCGGGGTGCACCGGGCGATCCGGGCCGCGCTCGACCCGGCCGGACTGTTCAACCCCGGCAAGCTGTTCTAGGACTTGTCCTCGGCCGGCGTGGCCTGGGTCAGCAGCAGCAGGACCTGGTAGGCGACGGCCGGCTTCGGCTCGCCCGGACAGTCCTGCGTGGTGATGGTCAGCCCGGGCGGGATCAGCAGGCTGGAGGTCAGCGCGTCGATGCAGCCCTGCTTGTACTGGCGCGCCTCGTCGGTCTCCTTCGCCAGCGCGGGGTCGGCCAGCATCCGCTGCAACCGTTGGGTCTGCTCGGGGTTGAGCTGACCGGTCGAGTCGACCCCGTCACCGGCGCAGTCCTTGCACTGCCAGCGACCGGCCGGGTCCACCTCCAGCGTGCGTGCCGGGCCGTCGGCACCCACCTTCTGCACCAGCGACACCGGCTTGCCGGCCGGCCCTGTCGAGGTGGAGGGGGCCGGTGTGGTGCCGCCCTCGGCGCGGAACACCGAGCAGCCGGTCAGGGCGATCGCCAGCACCAGACCGGCGGAGAACGGGAGCAGACGCGACGACGAGGGGCGAACCACGCACGGAACCTACACTTCCGTAGGTAGCGTGCGGTAGCCGCCGACCGGGCGCTCGTGCGCCCCTCAGCGGGGGGACGAGGGAAGCTCGACGCTGTCTCCGTCGACACCCCGGTCGGCCGCGAAGCCGCGGACGTCGGGGGCACCCAGGCGAGCGGCGTCGGCGGCCACGTCGTCCGCCATCGCCTGGGAGAGCCGTTCGGCCTCGACCCGGGCCCGGTAGTGAGTGACCTCACGCGCCCGGGTCGCCTCGTCCCAGCCGAGCACCGCGCCCATCAACTCCGCGGCGTGCTCGGCCGACTCCAGGCCGCGATGGCTGGTCTCGAAGGAGATCCGGGTACGCCGGGTCAACACGTCCTCCAGGTGCAGCGCCCCCTCGGCGCGGGCCGCGTACGTGACCTCGGCGGCCAGGTACTCCGGCGCCCCGGCCAGCGGGGAGCCGAGCAGCGGATCGGCGTCGACCAGGGCGAGCAGGTCGCGGGTGAGCGAGCCGTACCGCTCCAGCAGGTGCTCCACCACCCCGACCGGTACGCCGTGCCGGCGGGCCAGGTCGGCCCGGTCCCGCCACATGGCCGGGTACCCGTCGGCACCCAGCAGCGGCAGGTCGGCGGTCCGCGACGGGCGGGTCCAGCCGAGCCGGTGCACCGCCCGGTCGACCACGTCCGACGCCATCACCCGGTACGTCGTGTACTTGCCGCCGGCCACCAGCAGCAGGCCGAGCATCGGCTCGACCACCGCGTGCTCGCGGGAGAGCTTGGAGGTGGAGTCGGCCTCGCCGGCCAGCAGCGGGCGCAGCCCGGCGTAGACGCCCTCGATGTCGGCGGTGGTCAGCGGCCGGTCCAGCACCGTGTTGACCTGCTCCAGCAGGTAGTCGATGTCCTTCGCGGTGGCCGACGGGTGGGACCGGTCCAGCCGCCAGTCGGTGTCGGTGGTGCCGATGATCCAGTGGCCGCCCCACGGGATGACGAAGAGCACGCTGGTCGCCGTACGCAGGATCAGGCCGGTCTCGCCGGTGATCGCCGAACGGGGCACCACCAGGTGCACGCCCTTGGACGCCCGGACGCGGAAGCCGGGACGCAGCCCGACGTCGTTGAGCATCCGGGACATGTCGTCGCTCCACACGCCGGTCGCGGCGATGACGGTGCGGGCGCGTACCTCGAACTCGGCGTCCGGCGCGTCGGCGGGCGCCTCCAGGTCGCGGACCCGGACCCCGGTCACCTCGCGGGCCTGCCGGATCAGCCCGACGGCCCGGGCGCTGGTCACCACGGTCGCGCCGAGGCTGGCCGCGGTGCGGGCCAGGGTGACCACCAGCCGGGCGTCGTCGACCTGCCCGTCGTAGTAGCGGATCGCCCCGGCCAGCCGGTCGGCGCGCAGGCTGGGGAAGGTCCGGCGGGCCCCCTCGCGGGTCAGGTGCCGGTGCAGCGGCATGCCCCGCCCGCCGCCGAAGATCCCGGCGAACACGTCGTACGCGGCCACCCCGGCGCCGTAGTAGGAGCGGCGGAAGATCCGCCCGGGCAGGTCCCGCAGCCGCCCGGCGGCGGGGAGCGGGACCAGGAACGGCACCGGCCGGACCAGGTGCGGGGCGAGCCGGGTGGCGAGCAGGCCGCGCTCGGTCAGCGCCTCGTGGACCAGGTGGAACTCCAACTGCTCCAGGTAACGCAGGCCGCCGTGGATGAGTTTGCTGGACCGGCTGGAGGTGCCGGCGGCGTGGTCCCGCGCCTCCACCAGGGCCACCTTCAGGCCGCGGGACGCGGCGTCCAGCGCGGCTCCCGCCCCGGTCACGCCGCCGCCGATGACCAGCACGTCGAACTGCTCCTCGCGGAGCCGGCGCAGGTCGTCGGCACGGCGCTCGACGGAGAGCTGACCGGCCGTGGATCGGGACACGTTGGGGTCGCGCACGGCTCCACCGTAACCGTCCCGGCGCTCCGGCGACATCTGCCCGCCGGGCCGTACCGTGATGGTCATGACGGTCGGTCCCCCCACAGCCCCTCCCCCGGCGCCGATGGCCCACCCCGGGCAGGGCGGGCCGTGGCCGGTGGTCGCGGCCGTCCTCACCGGGTGCTGGGCGGTGCTGGTCACCACAGCCGGTCAACTGGTCGGCTGGGTGGTCGACCAGGGGGTGCTGGCCGCCGGCCTGGACCGGTCGCTGCTGGTCTGGCCGGTGGTCGCGCTGGTCACCGTGCTGCTGGTGGGCGCGCCCGCGCTGGCGCTGGCCCTGCTGCCCCGCGCGCCGGCGGTCCGCGCGACCGGCCGGGTCTGGCTGGCCGCCACGCTGGCGTCGGGGCTGCTGGTCCTGCTCCGCACGGTGCCCCCGGTGCACCAGGAGGCGTACCTGGCCGCGCTGGCCGCCACCGCCGCCCTGCTCGCGCTGGCCTACTCCCGCCGTCCCCGCCGGCGCACCGGCCCGACCGACCGCGAGCCGGAGCCGCCCGGCCCGGTCCCGGCCGGCCGCCGGCCCGGAGCCACCCCACCGGCCGACCCGCAGCCCGACGCCACCGGCCCCGCGCCGGCCGACCGGCAGCCCGACGCCACCGGCCCCGCGCCGGTCGACCGGGAGCCCGGGCCCGCCGGCAGCACGCCCGCCGGGCGCGGGCCGGCACCGGCGGACGGCCGACCGGTGCGACTGCTGGCGGTGGCCGCCGGGCTGGCGATGCTGCTGCCCTGGGCCTGGGTGGGCGCGCTGGGCGGCTGGCTGGAGACGCTGCTGGCGGCGCTGGCCGCCGCCGCGCTGGGCGCGCTGGCCGGGGCGCTGCTCGACGGCGGGTTCTGGGCCCGGTTCACGGTCGGCCGGCCACCCCGGCCGGCCCGGCTGGTGCTGGTCGGCGGCTTGGTCGCCGGGGTGGCCCTGGTGCTGCTCGCCGCCGGGGCCGGCCAGTCCGGGGCGCAACTGCCGGGCCTGTTCCTGCTGCCGCCGCTCGGGTTCGTGCTGGGCGCGCTGGAGGCCGCCGCCCGGCGCGGCGGCGGCGACGCCCGGGGCACCGCCCGCTGGCTGGTCGGCCTCGCCCTGTTCGGGCCGCTGGCCTTCGCCGACCCGGAGGAGATCACGGTCGTCCTGGCGACCGCCCGCGACGTGCCGTTCTGGGTCGCGGTCGGCACCGGCGTCGCGCTCGCCGTCGCGGTCCTGCTGGCCGTCGGGTACGGCGTCCTGCTGGCCCGCCCCGGCGCGGGCGCGCCGCGCCGGCGGCTGGCCGGGACGGTCGCGGCCGTCCTGCTCGCCGCGGTGGCCGTGGTGTACGTGGTCCCCGGCCAGCCGGGCAGCTACGGCGAGCGGCTGCTGGTGGTGCTGCGCGCGCAGGCCGACCTGGCCGGGATCCCGGCGGGTAAGCCCGGCCGGGCGGGACGGGACGCCTGGGCGGCCGAGGTGTACCGGCGACTGGTGGCGACCGCCGACCGGACCCAGGGCGACCTGCGCCGGGAGCTGACCCGGCTGCGCCTGCACCCCACGCCGTACTACCTGGTCAACGCCATCGAGACGGACGGTGGCCCGGAGGTGCGGGCCTGGCTGTCCGGGCGACCCGAGGTGGCCCGGGTGCTGGTCAGCCAGCGGCCGCGACCGCTGCCGGCGGCGGCCCCACCGGCCCGGGGCGACCGGCCGGCCCCGACCGGGCCGGTCTGGAACGTCTCGCTGATCGGCGCCGACCGGGTCTGGTCGGAGCTGGGCGTGACCGGTGCCGGCGTGGTGGTGGGCAGCTCCGACTCGGGGGTGGACGGCCGCCACCCGGCGCTGGCCGCGGGCTTCCGGGGCGGCGACGACTCCTGGTACGACCCGTGGGGGCGCAGCCGCACGCCGGGCGACCGGAACGGGCACGGCACCCACACGGTGGGCAGCGCGGTCGGCCGGGACGGCATCGGCGTGGCCCCCGGGGCGAGCTGGGTGGGCTGCGTGAACCTGGCCCGCAACCTGGGCAGCCCGGCCCGCTACCTGGACTGCCTCCAGTTCATGCTGGCCCCCTTCCCGGCCGGTGGGGACCCGTTCACCGACGGCCGGCCGCAGCGGGCGCCGGACGTGCTGACCAACTCGTGGGGCTGCCCGCCGATCGAGGGCTGCGATCCCGGGGCGCTCCGGCCGGCGACCGCCGCGCTGGCGGCGGCCGGCATCCTGGTGGTGGTGGCCGCCGGCAACACCGGTCCGTACTGCGCCTCGGTGACCGACCCGCCGGCCCCGTACCCGGACGTGCTGACGGTCGGTGCGGTGGACCGGGCGCGGCAGCTCACCCGCTTCTCCAGCCGGGGCCCGGCCGCCGGGGACGCGGCCAAGCCGGACCTCGTCGCGCCGGGGGCGGACGTGCTGTCGGCGTTCCCCGGGGGCGGCTACGCCGCGCTGGACGGCACCTCGATGGCGACCCCGCAGGTGGCCGGGGTGGTGGCGTTGATGTGGTCGGCGAACCCGGCACTGGTCGGCGACCTGGCCCGGACCCGGCGGATCCTGCAGGACACCGCCACCCCGGCCGGCGTGCCGCCGGACGCCCGGCGCTGCGGTGGCGAGCGTGACCTGGTGGGCGCCGGCCTGGTCGACGCGTACGCGGCCGTCGAGGCGGCGCGGGCCGCCCGCTGAGCAGGCACTGTTGACAACACTGCCGATGGCCTAGGGTCGGCGGGCATGGACGCCGAGATCATCGAGTGGGACCAGGGCCGCCTGCCGGCGGTCGTCGAGCTCTGCCGCCGCTCCCTCGACCTGCCGGAGGACGCCGCCGAGGCAGCGGCCGTGGTGGACACCCTGGCCGTCCGCGCGGCGGTCGACCGGCCGGTGCTGCGGCTCGGCGCGGTACGCGACGGCGAGCTGATCGGGGTGCTGGTCGCCTCGCTCTCGGCGCGGGACGGCCGGCTGGGTCACGTCGACCTGCTGGCGGTGACTCCGGCGCGGCGGCGGCAGGGGGTCGGGCGGGCCCTGCTGGCCGAGGCGGAACGGCGGCTCGCCGGCCTCGGCGCGACCGAGCTGCTGCTGGCCGGGAACCCGCCGTACTACGCCTGGCCCGGCATCGACGTGCGCTACACCCCGGCGGTCTGCGCGGCGCTGCGCCTCGGTTTCCGGCAGGACCGGACCGCCTGGAACATGACCGCGGAGCTGACCACCGGGTCCCCGGCGCTGCGCCCGACGGAGCCCGCCGAGCACCGCCTGGCCGAGCGGGGCGTCACGGTACGCCGGGCCGGACCGGCGGACCTGCCGGCGCTGACCGCCTTCGCCCGGGACACCTTCGGCGGGTCCTGGGACGGCGAGCTGGCCGGGTCGGTGGGCCGGCCGGGGGCGGGCGCGCACCTGGCCGAGCGGGACGGGGAGGTGCTCGGTTTCGCCGCGTACGGCTCGTCCCGGCCGAGCTGGTTCGGCCCGATGGGGACGGCTCCGGCGGCCGAGGGCACGGGGATCGGCGGGGTGCTGCTGCGCCGCTGCCTCGCCGACCAGGCGGCGGCGGGTGTCGACCGGGCACAGATCGGCTGGGTGGGACCGGTGCCGTTCTACGCCGGGGCGGCGGGCGCGCGGATCGAGCGGGTGTTCTTCCTGTACCGCCGGGACCTGAACGGACATAAGTAACGAAACGTCATTCGGCCTCCCCGGTGATCGCCGTCCCCTAGCGTCGGGTGGTGCGGAGGAGGCGGCCATGAGCAGCGAGGACGAACGGACCGACGACGCGGCGGCGAACCGGCCGCCGGTCGGCGAGCTTCCCGGTCAGCTGTCGTTCGACCGGCTCGACGGTGGTGCCGCGGAGCCGACCGGCGAGCGGGCCGACACCGTCGAGCCGGTCGCCGAGGAACCGCCGCGACCGGTGGCCGAACCGGTCCGGATCCCGCCGCCGTACGACCGGGTGGACAAGCGACGCAACCAGCGCCGGCTGCCCCGCTGAACACGACGGAAGGGGGCGGACCGCTGACGCGGCCCGCCCCCTTCGCGGCGTAGCTGGGTGGAGCTGGACTCAGAAGTCCATGTCCCCGCCACCCGGGCCGGCCGGAGCGGCCGGGGTCTTCTCCGGCTTGTCCGCCACGACGGCCTCGGTGGTGAGGAAGAGCGCCGCGATCGACGAGGCGTTCTGCAGCGCCGACCGGGTCACCTTGGCCGGGTCGATGATGCCCGCGGCCAGCAGGTCGACGTACTCACCGGAGGCGGCGTTGAGGCCGTGCCCGGCGTCCAGGTTGCGCACCCGCTCGACGACGACGCCACCCTCGAGGCCGGCGTTGACGGCGATCTGCCGCAGCGGGGCGTCCAGCGCGATCTTGACGATCTGCGCGCCGGTCGCCTCGTCACCGGCGAGGTCCAGCTTGTCGAAGGCGGTCTTGCCGGCCTGCACCAGCGCGACGCCACCACCCGGGACGATGCCCTCCTCGACGGCGGCCTTCGCGTTGCGGACGGCGTCCTCGATGCGGTGCTTGCGCTCCTTGAGCTCGACCTCGGTGGCCGCGCCGACCTTGATCACCGCGACACCGCCGGCCAGCTTGGCCAGCCGCTCCTGCAGCTTCTCGCGGTCGTAGTCGGAGTCGCTCTTCTCGATCTCGGCCCGGATCTGGTTGACCCGGCCCTGGATCTGCTCGGCGTCACCGGAACCGTCGACGATGGTGGTCTCGTCCTTGGTCACCACGACCTTGCGGGCGCGGCCCAGCATGTCGAGGCCGACGGCGTCCAGCTTGAGGCCGACCTCCTCGCTGATGACCTGACCACCGGTGAGGATGGCGATGTCGGCGAGCATGGCCTTGCGGCGGTCACCGAAGCCCGGCGCCTTGACGGCGACCGACTTGAAGGTGCCCCGGACCTTGTTGACGACCAGGGTCGCCAGGGCCTCGCCCTCGATGTCCTCGGCGATGATCAGCAGCGGCTTGCCCGACTGCATGACCTTCTCCAGGATCGGGAGCAGGTCCTTCACCGAGGAGATCTTGCTGTTGACGATCAGGAGGTAGGGGTCGTCGAAGACGGCCTCCATGCGCTCCGGGTCGGTCATGAAGTAGGCGGAGATGTAGCCCTTGTCGAAGCGCATACCCTCGGTGAGCTCGAGCTCCAGGCCGAAGGTGTTGCTCTCCTCGACGGTGATGACGCCTTCCTTGCCGACCTTGTCCATCGCCTCGGCGATGATCTCGCCGACGGTGTTGTCACCGGCCGAGATGGAGGCGGTGGAGGCGATCTGCTCCTTGGTCTCCACGTCCTTGGCGAGCTTGAGCAGCTCCTCCGAGACGCTGGCCACGGCGGCCTCGATGCCCCGCTTCAGGGCCATCGGGTTGGCGCCGGCGGCCACGTTGCGCAGGCCCTCACGGACCAGGGCCTGGGCCAGGACGGTCGCCGTCGTCGTGCCGTCACCGGCCACGTCGTCGGTCTTCTTGGCGACCTCCTTGACCAGCTCGGCGCCGATCTTCTCGTACGGGTCCTCGAGCTCGATCTCCTTGGCGATGCTCACACCATCGTTGGTGATGGTGGGGGCACCCCACTTCTTCTCGAGCACGACGTTGCGGCCCTTGGGGCCGAGGGTCACCTTCACGGCGTCGGCGAGCTGGTTCATGCCCCGCTCGAGGCCGCGGCGCGCCTCTTCGTCGAACGCGATCATCTTGGCCATACGGCGTTGTCCTCCTGGACACTCACGGGCCATCCGGGGATCCCCGGACGGGCCGCCTGGTGTACGCACCTTGGGGACGTCGCCACCTGGCGACGACGACGTCCTCCTCGGTCGGGCCGGACAGCCCGCGACGACCGGCCCGTACCGCGCCGGCGCCATCGAGACGCCGGTGCGGCCGTGGCCCTACCGCCCCGACCATTGGCACTCACCGCATGCGAGTGCCAATGACTTGTTTAGCACTCTCCCTAGCCGAGTGCAAGCACGATGCCCCCGCTCAGCCGAGTTCCGCGGCCAGCCGGGCGGTGTTCACCGGGCCTTCGTGGGCGCGCTGCTCGGTGTAGGTGACCAGCAGTGCGATCAGCTGCACCAGGTAACCCGGGACCGCCAGCACGACGCCCACCAGGGCCAGCAGCACGGCGCCCACCGCGGTGCCCGGCGCGGCCATCGGGTCCAGCCCGAACGCGGCCTGCCCGAGCAGGTCGAGCAGCGCGTTCAACCCACCCGTCAGCAACAGCGCCGCGACCACCAGCGACACCCTGCCCAGCACCGGCCCGAACCGCTTGTGGAAGATGCCGAACGAGCGACCGATCGGGTCCTGCCGCTCGAACAGGTACACCGGGCCGAAGAGGGCGACCGCGAACATCACGTAGATGCCCGGCAGGAAGCAGGCGCAGAAGCCGACCATCATCAACAGTGACGCGACGAGGCTCCAGCCCCAGAGCCCGATCGCCCGACGCCACCCGTACCGGAAGGCGGCCCCGACGCCGGCCGGCTCGCCGGCCGCCTGGCGGGTGACCACCCAGGTGCCGGCGGCCCAGCCGGCGGACTGGAGCGGCCCGAACAGCAGCACGGCGAGCAGCACCGCGCCGTAGAGCAGGGAAAAGTCCCGGAGGTAACCGTCCGGCAGGGTGGTGGCGCCGGTCGGCGAGGTGACCGGCTGACCCGTCGGGGTCAGCCAGAGGGTGAGCACCGCGATCACCGCCGCGGGCAGCCCCTGGCCGAGCAGCACGATCGGCAGCAACTGCCGCCAGCCGCGCCGCAGCACCCCGGAGCAGCGGGCGGACCAGCCGGCGAAGCCGGCGTACGGCGGCGGGACGAGCGGGTCGTCCGGGTCGAGGCCCGGCGGCATCCCGGCGGGCTGGCCGGGGTAGGCCGGGTGGGGCCAGGACCAGCCGTGCGGGTCCGCCGGGGAGCCACCTGCCGGTGCCGGCCAGGACCAGCCGTGCGGCTGCCCGGCGGGATCGGCGGGGTACGCGCCCGCCGGCTGGCCACCGGGGTACCCGGGCTGTCCCGGCGCGGGGAAGCCGGGCTGTCCCGACGCGGCGGGGTCGGGCTGACCGGGCGCGGCGAAGCCGGGCTGCCCCGGCGCGGCGAACCCCGGCTGACCGGGCGCGGCCTGGTCGGGCTGCGGGGCACCGGACGACGCCGGCGGCACCGGCTCGGTGGGACCCGACGGGGGCTGGTCGGACATGAACCCTCCTCAGCGGCAATGGCTGGAACGGCTCATGATCTTCCCTGCTGCGCGCCCGCCGCGCAGCCCCGGATCACGGCGGCGCGACCGCCGGCGAGCGACGCCGAGGGTCAGACGACGCGGACGTGCTCGGCCTGCGGCCCCTTCTGGCCCTGCGCGATCTCGAACTCGACCCGCTGGCCGTCGTCCAGCGCCTTGTAGCCGTCCATCTCGATCGCGGAGAAGTGGACGAAGACGTCCTGGCCGCCGTCGACGGCGATGAAGCCGTAGCCCTTTTCGGCGTTGAACCACTTCACGGTGCCCTGTGCCACGGTGCAATCCTCACTCTGCGCGGCGTACCACAACCCCGGCGACCGGCGGACCGGCACCGGCGGACCACCGGCCCAGCAATCGGTGATGCTGAATCAGTGACCGAAATCGCACGCTACACGAGGCGTGACGACAAGGCACGACCACAAATCGGGCATATTCCGACCGACATCCGGCCCGGCGTGACCCGGCGCTCCGGCGCTCCGGTATGCATGCGGCATGACCAGCGCGCTCACCACGACAGCGGCCGGCACCGCGACCGTCCGGCGGGTCCGGCCCGAGGATGCCGCCCGGATGCGCGCACTCCGGTTGGAGATGCTCGCCGACTCCCCGCTGGCGTTCCTGGAGACCGTCGCCGAGGCCGCCGCCCGACCGCACGCCGACTACGCGGCCCGGATCGCCGCAGTCTCCGCCGGCACGCGGACCGCCCAGTTCGTCGCCGACCCGGGCGGCCGGCTGGTCGGGCACGCCGGCGGTCAGGCCGTCCCCGGGGAGCCCGGCCTGACCGTGATCTACGCCGTCTACGTCACGCCCGCCAGGCGGGGCAGCGGCCTGCTCGGCGCCCTGGTCGACCAGGTGGCCGCCTGGTCCCGGGCGTGCGGCCGGCCCGAGCTGATGCTGGAGGTGGTGGTCGGCAACGAGCGCGCCTACCGGGCGTACCGGAAGCTCGGTTTCGTCGACACCGGCGTCCGGGTCCCCCACCCGAGGATCCCCACCCTCCACGAACTCCAGATGCGCCGCCAGGCCTGACCCCGACAGGGACCCGACAAGAGGCGGCCACGCCCAGGGCCCACGAGCCCCCGGGGGACGGGACAACGCCGACCCGAACGGGTTTCCGGGGCAGGCCGCCTCGCGGAGGGATCGAGC
This genomic window contains:
- a CDS encoding cold-shock protein, with translation MAQGTVKWFNAEKGYGFIAVDGGQDVFVHFSAIEMDGYKALDDGQRVEFEIAQGQKGPQAEHVRVV
- a CDS encoding GNAT family N-acetyltransferase — encoded protein: MDAEIIEWDQGRLPAVVELCRRSLDLPEDAAEAAAVVDTLAVRAAVDRPVLRLGAVRDGELIGVLVASLSARDGRLGHVDLLAVTPARRRQGVGRALLAEAERRLAGLGATELLLAGNPPYYAWPGIDVRYTPAVCAALRLGFRQDRTAWNMTAELTTGSPALRPTEPAEHRLAERGVTVRRAGPADLPALTAFARDTFGGSWDGELAGSVGRPGAGAHLAERDGEVLGFAAYGSSRPSWFGPMGTAPAAEGTGIGGVLLRRCLADQAAAGVDRAQIGWVGPVPFYAGAAGARIERVFFLYRRDLNGHK
- the groL gene encoding chaperonin GroEL (60 kDa chaperone family; promotes refolding of misfolded polypeptides especially under stressful conditions; forms two stacked rings of heptamers to form a barrel-shaped 14mer; ends can be capped by GroES; misfolded proteins enter the barrel where they are refolded when GroES binds), producing MAKMIAFDEEARRGLERGMNQLADAVKVTLGPKGRNVVLEKKWGAPTITNDGVSIAKEIELEDPYEKIGAELVKEVAKKTDDVAGDGTTTATVLAQALVREGLRNVAAGANPMALKRGIEAAVASVSEELLKLAKDVETKEQIASTASISAGDNTVGEIIAEAMDKVGKEGVITVEESNTFGLELELTEGMRFDKGYISAYFMTDPERMEAVFDDPYLLIVNSKISSVKDLLPILEKVMQSGKPLLIIAEDIEGEALATLVVNKVRGTFKSVAVKAPGFGDRRKAMLADIAILTGGQVISEEVGLKLDAVGLDMLGRARKVVVTKDETTIVDGSGDAEQIQGRVNQIRAEIEKSDSDYDREKLQERLAKLAGGVAVIKVGAATEVELKERKHRIEDAVRNAKAAVEEGIVPGGGVALVQAGKTAFDKLDLAGDEATGAQIVKIALDAPLRQIAVNAGLEGGVVVERVRNLDAGHGLNAASGEYVDLLAAGIIDPAKVTRSALQNASSIAALFLTTEAVVADKPEKTPAAPAGPGGGDMDF
- a CDS encoding GNAT family N-acetyltransferase, with amino-acid sequence MTSALTTTAAGTATVRRVRPEDAARMRALRLEMLADSPLAFLETVAEAAARPHADYAARIAAVSAGTRTAQFVADPGGRLVGHAGGQAVPGEPGLTVIYAVYVTPARRGSGLLGALVDQVAAWSRACGRPELMLEVVVGNERAYRAYRKLGFVDTGVRVPHPRIPTLHELQMRRQA